The window GGATCTGACTCTGGAGAATCCTATGTAAAGAAAACATTATGTGttagcattttttgtttttaaatttagaacTATGTAAAAGAGTATGTGTTTCCCATAGGTCTTAATGCAGGGAAatgtaatttgaatttttaacctCAAAGACTCTAGATTTCCAAGAGTCACACTGGAGACAGCTGGTCTTTCCAACAGgaagaatgacattctgatagGCTCTTTTTTTAATGCTACTTTACCCCTCACTCTTTAGGGACCCTTACTAAATTAGAGACAAAGATATGCTTCAGATAGGATTATGTCTATTATGTAAATGCAGGAGATAATACATGCTTCATCACATATTAGGTTAATAGCTGTACAATAAAATAATGTCTTCCCCCAAAACTGTTACTGAGAAACAGGCTATTAAAATGTAATACACCTAATAAGTTGTTCTTAATTAGGTATGTACAAATTCAAATGAGTagcatgaaaaaaaattccaattcaACATTCTGATTCAACAGGTTTGTGGCAGCACCCAGGCTGGTAGATACTGTGTACCTATGGTGTGTACCTAAGAATAAGAATTAGAAGAGTAGAGGAAATGGTTATTCAAATAGTTAAAACTTctggtacatacatacatgcatctACACTCTTGGGTCTCTTAAAAATCAGGGTGGGAATCCTAAAAtgagtgtgtattttttttaaaagctcaccAAGTCATTTTAAATGGTAGGTTAAGGTaaagaattaattaatttatagGCTCAAAAAGAGcttctattgaaaaaaaaaagtgccctcctGAACTGCCTTGAACTGGCAAAGCACCCGAAACACTAGAtagagaaaaaaagttttaatgccTTGGAGGAAGTTAAGGGCCAAAGTCTAAGTgcaatataaaaattaagaaacttgCTTACAGATTTATGTCTCCtcttcttgcttttcttcttgTGCTTTTTTGATTTCTTATAACTTCTTTCTAAGCagcatgaaaaaaagaaaaacaggtaaaAATTTGAGGACAAAGCACCGAAGACTTTAATCAAATAGATATAAATGCTCACCAGACTCTGCACTAGAAGAATGTTCTGAAGCAGAACGGGACTCTGATcgctgtctttttttctttgaatggcTATCATCATCATCTGAGTCTGATCCCTAAACAATACAAATAACTTAATTTCATTCATAACGATACAAACGTTTCAATACTTGTGTTGCCATCTAATAAACTTCCTTACTGATCGAGAACGGGAACGTTTCCTATGATGCTTCTTAGATTTCTTAGAATGTTTCTTGTTCTTTGAATGATGATGTTGACATTCATGCTACAGaaacaagagggaaaaaatttcacgagtttatatttaaaaagcagatcataaagaatttttaaactatACCAACTAAGTTCTTAGAGTAAAATCTCCAGTCATTTTTGCTTGTTTGGGATTAtcacaaatttttcttttctccgtTTCTTCATACCGATTCTACAACCACTCAAGACACCTAAACACATAATGTTAAAGagtgaaagtaaagaaaatagtTTTTATAGGAATGAGAAATAGATGGGTTACGAGAGACAACTGATACACTCCAAAAGGGTATACTATGCAGAAACACAACTGCTTTCAAAAAACAGTAAAATGTAGGAGCTCTCAGGAATGGTTTTTCTGGCACTATCTGGTACCAAGATCAAGTACTGCAGACCATCCTTGAACCAAAATAAAGCTAGGTTTATTTAGATGCAAGATCTATTCCTCTTTGTTTTCCCCCAAGGAGCATTCCTTTCCTACTCAAACTCAGGTATCCTAGGGCAGTCTAACTGTAACCcccaatgaaatttaaaaatattgttatagCTGCGGACTTCACTCTGACTTCAATTAAAACAATTAATTATCAGGTTGTGAGAAAAGGTGAAGTGCTGCAGTAAAAGCTCCTGGCCCTCAAACACATCTTATGgtcttgaaaataaaatgtttcaattaTAGCTAAGTGGAAGTGGAATACCTAGTGCTTACCGTCAATGAACATTAACTTTCTTTCCTATATCAAGTCCCCATAATAGAGCCCAAAATCTATTCTTACACCTAGAACACAGTTTCTCATAACTAAATGTGCACTGTATGTTCAgatatcttgttaaaatgcagactttGATGCAGGAGTTCTGCCAATGGGGTCTGATGTTCTGCActtttaacaagctcccaggtgatgtaGGTGCAGCTGGTGTGAATAGCACTTAGAGCAGAAAAGGATCTAAAGACATTGGGGAAGCAATAAAGGGCCTATGTGAGTACATGTTAACAGAAAACTATTATCAACATTAAGAACAGTAAATCCAAAGAAACAGTTAAGTCAATTAAGTTACCCACTATACCCAATTACCATGCAAGACTGTAATATTAAGCATGTGCCAGCTTTCAGCTTGCTGTAAAATAACTATTTGTCCAGAACTGGCAGCATAATATACTTGTTAAAAATGTATTATGTGGGTTGGAATCTCTTTCCTGCAAAAGTGACTTATTTCTCTTTGATGGATTCCTTATCCGTaacttcacagggttgttgggaggattaaagtTCATATATGTAATTGTTCAATTTGTTTATATCATTCTATTATTTTGTAGTATTTCAGCCAGTTATCACAGTATCAAATTACCTCAAGCACATgcataaaatctttaaatattcGTTTTCTTTCAGACTCCAGAGTTATATCCTCAAATGCTGGCTCTTTTACAAATCTCTCCCGGATCTGAAAAATTCAGACATGGAATAAATATATGAGAAGCTGAACACCAAGTGAAAATTTTGATAGCACAGTTCCCTCAAAATCTATTACTTCCTTCCCCCAAAAGCACAAACCATTTTAAGCAAATATTCCTAAATGCAGAGTCTTTGTTAGAAGAACATTGCTGACTGACTGTATACTTTTATAATGTATTTGAGCTACAAACAACTTCAGGTTATTTTTGGGGCTTTATATAAAATGGGagaggaattaaaaatatttttattttcaattgtaaAGGAAACACAAGTTCATTAGAAAAAATTTACAAGTACACATACATCTTCCCAGACAGCATCCAATTCTATTGGAGGAGCAGCTTGCTTCAACATACTCTTAAATGCAGATTCCTTTCGTTTCATCTTCCGagcctcctctttttctctttcacgTTCACGGGCTTCTGCCTTTTCTAGTAACTTTTAGAAATTCACATTTAAATGgttacaattataaaattataattaagtcACTATTCTTAGTTTAGAAGTATTCTTACATCATTTATAAGCTAAAGGCCAATTTATCTGTAGCAGCAGTTAATCTGAGCAAAGGAACCTTAACATCAGTCCATCATCTTCTCTTAGCTTTCTTGGAAGACTGTCTACTGCTCTGTAAAATCCTATTCATATTCCCATATTCCATTAAGGTATACAACTCAATTACTTTTGGCTGAATATAGGAAAAACTGTGCTGTTAAAGAAGTTGTTTAATAATGATAACTTACACTATTGAATGCCAATTTAATATTTCCAGCATCTAATGTGGTTGATCTTTTAGTTGAACTGATTATTGCCACAAAGTCTTCAAAAGTAGTATTTACTTCAACTACAAATCCTTTATCCTATAAAACAGAATCTTGTTAATACATATATCAAAGGCATACagtatcaattttaaaatatactgtaaGCTAACAAGTAATAAGCATTCTTTTTACCTTCAGAATGTCTTTTATTATCTTCTTCTCATCATGATAACGTGCTTTAAGATCCTCAACATAAAACTTGAAAAGGTCAAGTGCAGTTGATCCTAATGAAAAAACTAAAGAAGTCAAAAGCTAGCTCTAACCAAAGAGCTGCAATtacttttttgtttataaaacaaaaacaaaattaatcatcCCACCCCCTAATATAACCACTTCCCTTTGACCCATTCCAACTACTATCATAACTACAAATTAGGAAAGAAGAGAATCTCACCAGGCTGACCAAGCATATTAGTGAATCTAATGTCAGAACTAATTGTTGGATACAGTTCCATCCAAGATGACATAGAATGTAGTTGTCCATGTTCGTGCAATTCATCTAAAAATATCTAGGAGAAAGAAGTCATTATatacaataaattaaaattaacttcaccagttttttcttatgtctttaaTACAGACCCTAGAAAACTTGAAACTGCTTATGTGCCATGCATATTTTCACTGGATTGCATTGTTCTAGAATAACTTTAGGCAGCTTCACTCCTCTTCAAATAAGCATGTCCATGCAGTCTTAAAACACAGAAATTCTTTCCTCGAACTTCacatctttctgtctcctcttgACTCTTCAAGATAAATGGTCTTAACTCACCTGTTACGTGATCACCAGGTTCCTCACTTTCTACCTGTAATAGCTTAGAAATCATCTTCAGTGATGCTCGTTAGAATATTAGAATCTACCCCAAATTGTACCTGCTTTGCTAGTGTTTCTGTTTCACTTCCAGGTTGCACAAGTGTGATAAAATCATAGAACTACAAGACTGAATCTATTTCAATAATGGATCCCTaacttaaattttactttttaaagattcTCCAGGCACtgtcaaatgtcccctggaaAGCAAAACCACTCCactcctggttgagaaccactgcctcaGATCCAAcgcaatttccttccttctttttgtctCCTGAGATAAAGTTCATATATAACCACATGCATATATTTGCTTCAATTCCAATCCTTCAGAGGTGAATATGAGCCATTAATAGATAGAATGTGTAATCCTAGCTCTTAGCTatggtatttaaaaattatgGCCCACTCCCAAACTACATTACAGCATTCCCTATATTCTCTAGAAATAAACATTAACCACTACTACTGACTAATCACACACATCTTATTTTCAGCCTTTACTCACTGAGTTCCCCAACTAAAACCTTATCAATCACCACTCACATTAAATACCAGCATCTGCTACAGCCTTCTGTGGTCACTAACTGAAAATGACTATTCTCCCTAAGTGGACTCATAACTAACCGTAGAAGAGTTAAATCTGTACGGATCCTGCACAAAGCTTGGCAGAGAAATGATACGGACGAGGTGTATCCAAATTGTTTTATAGCTGTTAAAGTTCAGTAAACACATTACAAAATTATGCTACACAAGTGAAATTTTTCTACTACCTGAAAAGATTCCCTATTTTTACGTTGCCGTCTCCTTTCTCTCAGcaaacttttctgtttttcttcttcttcttccttttctaaagCCCGAATGTGTTCTTCAAAGCAAATTAATGCATCTTCTTTGTCCATATCTagagtagtttttaaaaaaaagttgggaaaaaaaaaatcagtacagAAAGCAGTTTAATTCCCTTTAAATTTCAGATTCACCTTCAAAACGCCTgtatttaaattcaaagatgaCTTGCAAACACCTAAATGgaaaaagttttaagaaaaatttcaCAAACCCTCAACATATACCTTGACTCCTAGGATGAAACAAAGTGCATGCAAATAAACATGACTTATGAAAATAAAGTTGTTGTAAAATCTGCCAGAAGTATCAGAAATGTTCAAGGAGCTTGTAAAAAAATCCTAGGCACTATCCCAAACCCCACtaaagcatcatttttttttttaatattcattttattgagatatattcacataccacacagtcatataaaacaaattccattgttcacagtactgttacatagttgtacattcatcaccaaaatcaatccccaacaccctcattaccacacgcacaaaaataaccagaataataattaaagtgaaaaagtgtgcttcaggttttaaagcagggaaggatagtgaggcatttaccttgggccccaaatttaaggggcaccaaaaaactcaggaaatagtatttgaatgcaaggttttaaaaaatcaaaagtaatgcaaaaagtccatggtgaacaaaatatcaaaatttcaaatacagataacattggtaatggtgccatgccaagccatttaagagcaTGAAAAGCATCATTTTTAGAGGATAATCCTAGGAAGCTTTACTTTCCCAAAAGCAGCCAGATTACTCAGAAGTCGTCCCTGGGGAAGCCTACTGTAAGATAATTCTAAtacattttttgctttttacaaaTCTCTAAAGTCATTACCTCAATTAGACAGCAAGAGTAAAATGCAATAATTAGTGTAATTCTTACCAAGTAACATACAAAGAGATTTAAAACCCAATTTCAAGTTTGATCTATGATTACCTTTATCAGAAAATCCTTGAAATATGTTAAACTTCAGATTTCTGGGAAAATATTTTGTCCTGAATAACAAAACTCAATTAGAATGAAACAtccaattggggaaaaaaaaaaaaaacaaaatactttttcaGAAATGGGCAATTGTGTAAAATTCAGTTAGTGAGCTCATATAAAAAGTAAGagtaatttttttgttgctggagactttgttttaaaactgttcctccttttctgtttccggtgctgaaaaagttttggtaatgggtagtGAGTGGGATGGCAGCATAACATTATaactgtaattaatgccactaactgtacacttaaaaatggttaaaatggcaacttTTGTCACATGTTACCaccataaatgtttttaaaaacaaaaataattgttcCTCCCATTTAGTCATTTTTCTTACTCTGTAACTCCTCATCTTCTGCAAAAGTTGGATTATCCATTAGATACTGCTGGGCTTCAGACCAAGTAGTAGAGTACGTTACGTTAGCCATGTTGTCAAGTATGTTTTTTAAGGCTTCccaatttctctttctcaactgTTTTGCTTGTTCCTAAAACAAAAGTGTGAACAAACTTTTGTAGTTCCAAGAAGCATTTGAAGAGCAATTTGTACAAGTTTCTTTATGTTCTGACTGATGAACAGATTTCAAGTTATTCATTTATTGCTATTAACACTTTCTAGTACGTCAACACTAAACATTTACACCTTGCTGATGTTCCTGTTTGGCTTTGTATTTAACAtcaatttttttcctgtctttctcagCCAGAATCCAGAAATCATGTTTTTAGGTTTTTTACCCCACTTCATAAATCTCAAGAATGCATCCATTCCTCTCTCTTCCCACCATTATAGCACAGTATATAACTAAAGTTCATGCAGGCAAGTCACATAGTGGTAAATGCTAATGTCTTCAATGACCTTCAGCTATGTTCAAATTTTTGATAATACCAAGTCTATGTTCCTTGAAGATAATATGAAACTTAATAGTGCATAATAAAATAGATatgaacaaaacaaatatttttaaatactatcCTACAAGTACAGTTTAGTGGACACAATATTACTACCATTCTTCTAAAAGAATTGTAAATAAATAATGAGCAAAAATGCTAAGAATTTTTAAAGCTAATGAACTGAAAAAAGTGTAACTTGTTTTtcaaagtgggcaaaagacactCAATGACCATTCAGACACAATTGATTAAATTGGTACTTACTAGGTCCAAAACAGGATTTATTATGCTAGATGGGGAGGGATACAGAAAATAATTACAGGAGCTATCCATCCCATCTTTAAACTCACTTCACATCAACTGGATAAACTAACCAACAAAAATGGACATGTTATAAAAATTAGATCTAAACAGAATTAAGATTCTAGAAATACCAATAATTGAGAAtaccttttccttttttgaaagaaagaacaaaacatcTTCATAGATTTCAAGACGATCACGTTCTGATATTGCATTCCACACTTCCATTTCTCCAAACATCTGTTCTGCTtttctatttgttaaaaaaatttaaaacactctatattataaaataaaaactaactttgaaaaaaaaaaaagaaaaaaaagcacaaaggTCCAGTTTTCCATGCTAAGTTCAtgactgtattttaaagaaaaactgttGGATAGTTAGAGAACAAAACAGCTTAGCATACCCATTTCTTCTGAGAGATAGAGGGGATAATTCCTGCTACGCAATGAGTTATAGTCTAAACTATCCTTATACCTCAGGATAACTAAACTAGAGTGGCTATCAAACTTCCAATGGAACTAAATTATGGACTTTAAAAAGTTATTAGAAATCTAGTTCACATATAAAACAGGACTTATTTAAGAATGAATCCTTCAATAAGGCTTTTCTGGAAATGAGGACAAAGGAACATGTAGGAAAAATGAGCTTAATAACttactgaaaaattttaatattgaatcaccacaattttagataATGCACTCTATCACAAGTTCTCCTTCATATAATCACAAGTTCTCCTTCATATATTAAGTCAAAAGCAGTCAAGCTTTGATTACCAAATCCAGTTTTCTCCCGTTTGTTTTAGTCCCTAGTAACTCACTAAGCCTACAACTTAAATTCCATGTTTCACTTGATTTATATTCACCATCTCCTAACTTTTAAGGAGCATCTACATTGAATCAGTTCTGGAATTTGGGAAGAAGTATGACACAGAAACAATACATTAAGCATATTCTATGCATCACTAAAAGTCTCACTTGTATCTGGTTGTGGAAGTCATTTTTTCATGGTTTTCAAGAAAACGCTGAAAGGACTCCTTAGCCTCTTTGTATTTTGATCttgcttcttctttttcttctttctctgtctggaCCTTATAAGCATTAAAGGcctgctttttttcactcaattTTGCTAAAGCactaaataacagaaaaaataaccACATAAGAATAAATGAAGGCCAGATAATAAAATGTTATTGTCTTGAcaatacaatcgttttcaagcacaaataaagaaaatttcagtgATACATTAAAGATAATAATTCTACAAAGTCATttgtactttgaaaataattataatttcatcTGTAGCAGGGTGCTCAAATTGCATGATAAGCCTTTGACTTTTTTTGGTTTCTATCAGACATAAAACAATTCTATTCTTGGTATCCAAAACAATACAAGTCAATGAGGGTTAAAAGTTACACAATTCCATGTGATTTTGAATTTTCCAGGCTTGCTATGCTgagtgaaaattaaacaaaaaaattaaagtattacCTGTAACGCGGATCATTAATGATCATTTTCATAGCTTGCTCCCATGAAGCATTGGATGGTACCCGCTGAAAACCATTTAAATGATAAGTTAAAATTTCACGTAAACATAGTAAAAAGTCATGCAACAGGGAAGAAAGCACAATACTCACTGCAAACATCAAGCACTTTGCAGAAGTCAAAGaagttttacaaaaataattttattgaagcAAGGAAAGCAAACTGAAATTTACACAGAGAATGAgaactttttctttaaactacTGATcacaaaataaacaatgaattaaaaaaaaattatattgaatAATCAGATGGAATGTGCTGTGTTGGACCACATAAACAATGGTTTTTTGTTCTAAGTCTCACAAAACTGCTCTTCAAAACAGtcaaattttgttcattttcagttAAAACAATAGTTTGAGACTTTGcaataaaattttcaataaagACAACAAGGTATTTACATTAAATAAGCAATTCCATCTATCAGTAATCATTACATTCTATATAAAAATGTACAATATAAATACCTTCTCTTTCAATAATTCTTTAAATGCTTGCTTTGCCTCTTCTTTTGTATTCCAAGTATATGTTTTTTTTGCCGGCTgactttcctcctcttcttttttgggggtaaaactgaagagaaatttaaagatactcttaatttaaataaatgtgcCATTTAGGAAAATGACATTATTAAGTGTGTGAGATTGAGCTAAAATTCAATAATTTTAGAATAAAGTCTCCTATGTGaacactaaaaaaaagaaaaaaacccgaagacaaaggaacaaaaattatGTAGTTTTTCTGGAACTTTCACTTATTAAGGCCCAGACACAAAGGCCAAAATAAACTAACTGCAATAAAAACAGTTGCTCTACTGGTCCACAGTACAATACTTCCAAATAGCTTAAAAGCTTATTCAGTGGTTTCACTTTAGTGTTTTAGTACCTTGGAACATTTGGGGAAGTgtggatgaaaataaaaaagatgtaaaGATCTAAATTAGAGTCAGCAAACTACACCCTATGGGCCAAATCTAcccttttgtctgtttttgtaaatatggTTTTAATGGATTAAGgccacattcatttattcacacactgttTAGGACTAATATGCTATCTCAGCAGAGATGACTCATTGTAACAGACAACCAATGACccacaaaactgaaaatatttactatctgacccttttATAGAAAACATGGCCAAACCCTTATCGCAAACAAAAGAACTAACATCCAAGATTATTAACTGTAGTTGTTGTTTAGGatctctttgaaataaaaaatatatatataaactttacaATTTCTCTCTCTATAATTTATATCAATAAAAGATTGCAGGAAAAATACTGCTTAGGAGAAGAGACTGGAATAGATACcagcaattataaaaatatccatACCCTCCGAATCAAATATCCTCACTTTGGGAAATCCAAAAACTACTGGaaagacctgagctaaaacttaACAGCTAAATACATGGTCTGCACCACAGTagttaaaaattatgtttacaaagtttatttcttttcctgttaaTTGTCTTTTCTTAAGCTTAATGCATTTTTCCACAAAGCTGTATTTTATTCTTACTGATTTGCTGAAAGttgaaaaccaaaaaacaaccaaagaagaaataaaacaattttagcaCTCTATTTGGCAGGAGTTCTTCAACTGTCTGTTCAGTAACAACCACAGCACTACTTTGCAGTGCAGTGCTGAGCCATACTAGAGTcagaggcaaaataaaaaaattagaagtacTGATTCTGTctttacttaaaattttgatatcttctgcatcattgattttttttattaagtattgcattaaaataatatatattgtgtGCTGACTGAGGAGGTTTTTGGCACAATTTAGACTTGTGCTTCACTTGCCTTACACTACCTGCAACTCAATTTCCTAAAACTTTAGAGTATTAGCTTTTCAACAGTTTGGTATCATGACACCACAAAATTCAGCTTAAAAAATGATGTATTATCTAATGGTTTATGTTTTGATTCTCAagcaatttttatttaaacactTAATGACTACTAGCTACATTGGCAATCTTGTATTAACGACATCTGCTACTGATTTTTTTAGAAGATAAGTTGCTAAACTTACTCAGTTGCAGTTTCTTGCTTAGATGCTTCCTCTCCTGTATTACTGGGAACTTCGACACTTTGCTCCTGAACAGTAGGGGTATTAGTAAGTTGTGCTTGATCTTCGGTTGAAATAGTCACTGTATTTTCATTATCTACAACAGTAGCAACAATGGAAGTAACTTCAGGCTCAGGAACAACTGGAACAGTACCACCAATAGTATTAGAAGCAGAGGTGGTAGCATTGGCTGCTGCGGCAGCTGCTGCTGCGGCAGCTGCTGCAGCAACAACAGCAGCTGCTGCTTCTGCAGCAGCCATAGTGCTCATTGTAGTCGGAATTTCTGTGGTAGGAACTGGGGCTGCTGATGTTGTGGTAGACTCTTCCTGCttactataaaatgaaaaaaagagaaaactgactATCTCATTATAATCACATAACCAAAGAAAGCtagtttttttaatcataaaatcaGTGAATTTCCTAAAGTCCAGTAATTCTTCTCATTTACAAAATGCCCAATTTATCA of the Choloepus didactylus isolate mChoDid1 chromosome 9, mChoDid1.pri, whole genome shotgun sequence genome contains:
- the PRPF40A gene encoding pre-mRNA-processing factor 40 homolog A isoform X1; the encoded protein is MRPGTGAERGGLMMGHPGMHYAPMGMHPMGQRANMPPVPHGMMPQMMPPMGGPPMGQMPGMMSSVMPGMMMSHMSQASMQPALPPGVNNMDLAAGTASGAKSMWTEHKSPDGRTYYYNTETKQSTWEKPDDLKTPAEQLLSKCPWKEYKSDSGKPYYYNSQTKESRWAKPKELEDLEGYQNTIVAGSLITKSNLHAMIKAEESSKQEESTTTSAAPVPTTEIPTTMSTMAAAEAAAAVVAAAAAAAAAAAAANATTSASNTIGGTVPVVPEPEVTSIVATVVDNENTVTISTEDQAQLTNTPTVQEQSVEVPSNTGEEASKQETATDFTPKKEEEESQPAKKTYTWNTKEEAKQAFKELLKEKRVPSNASWEQAMKMIINDPRYSALAKLSEKKQAFNAYKVQTEKEEKEEARSKYKEAKESFQRFLENHEKMTSTTRYKKAEQMFGEMEVWNAISERDRLEIYEDVLFFLSKKEKEQAKQLRKRNWEALKNILDNMANVTYSTTWSEAQQYLMDNPTFAEDEELQNMDKEDALICFEEHIRALEKEEEEEKQKSLLRERRRQRKNRESFQIFLDELHEHGQLHSMSSWMELYPTISSDIRFTNMLGQPVFSLGSTALDLFKFYVEDLKARYHDEKKIIKDILKDKGFVVEVNTTFEDFVAIISSTKRSTTLDAGNIKLAFNSLLEKAEAREREREKEEARKMKRKESAFKSMLKQAAPPIELDAVWEDIRERFVKEPAFEDITLESERKRIFKDFMHVLEHECQHHHSKNKKHSKKSKKHHRKRSRSRSGSDSDDDDSHSKKKRQRSESRSASEHSSSAESERSYKKSKKHKKKSKKRRHKSDSPESDPEREKEKKEKDRENEKDRTRQRSESKHKSPKKKTGKDSGNWDTSGSELSEGELEKRRRTLLEQLDDDQ
- the PRPF40A gene encoding pre-mRNA-processing factor 40 homolog A isoform X2, yielding MRPGTGAERGGLMMGHPGMHYAPMGMHPMGQRANMPPVPHGMMPQMMPPMGGPPMGQMPGMMSSVMPGMMMSHMSQASMQPALPPGVNNMDLAAGTASGAKSMWTEHKSPDGRTYYYNTETKQSTWEKPDDLKTPAEQLLSKCPWKEYKSDSGKPYYYNSQTKESRWAKPKELEDLEGYQNTIVAGSLITKSNLHAMIKAEESSKQEESTTTSAAPVPTTEIPTTMSTMAAAEAAAAVVAAAAAAAAAAAAANATTSASNTIGGTVPVVPEPEVTSIVATVVDNENTVTISTEDQAQLTNTPTVQEQSVEVPSNTGEEASKQETATDFTPKKEEEESQPAKKTYTWNTKEEAKQAFKELLKEKRVPSNASWEQAMKMIINDPRYSALAKLSEKKQAFNAYKVQTEKEEKEEARSKYKEAKESFQRFLENHEKMTSTTRYKKAEQMFGEMEVWNAISERDRLEIYEDVLFFLSKKEKEQAKQLRKRNWEALKNILDNMANVTYSTTWSEAQQYLMDNPTFAEDEELQNMDKEDALICFEEHIRALEKEEEEEKQKSLLRERRRQRKNRESFQIFLDELHEHGQLHSMSSWMELYPTISSDIRFTNMLGQPGSTALDLFKFYVEDLKARYHDEKKIIKDILKDKGFVVEVNTTFEDFVAIISSTKRSTTLDAGNIKLAFNSLLEKAEAREREREKEEARKMKRKESAFKSMLKQAAPPIELDAVWEDIRERFVKEPAFEDITLESERKRIFKDFMHVLEHECQHHHSKNKKHSKKSKKHHRKRSRSRSGSDSDDDDSHSKKKRQRSESRSASEHSSSAESERSYKKSKKHKKKSKKRRHKSDSPESDPEREKEKKEKDRENEKDRTRQRSESKHKSPKKKTGKDSGNWDTSGSELSEGELEKRRRTLLEQLDDDQ